Genomic window (Bacillus sp. (in: firmicutes)):
TTTATTATTTCGTTATCTGGGATTTATCCCACTCAGCCATAACAATTCTAAATTATAGTCAAAAAGGAGGATTTTAGATGGATCCATTTTTAGGAGAAATTCGTTTATTTGCGATAAATTTTGCACCAAAAGGTTGGCTGCCTTGTGAAGGTCAAATTTTACAGATTAATCAAAACCAAGCACTTTATTCATTATTAGGTGCTGTGTACGGCGGGGATGGTCGCACAACATTTGCCTTACCTGATTTACGTGGTCGTGTTCCTATCCATTTTAGTCTAACAAAACCACTAGGCACTTATAAGGGTGAGGAGGAGCATACATTGACTATTCCAGAAATTCCTATGCATACTCACACTGCATACGCTTCATCCACAACAGCTGACCAAAAATATCCTTTAAATAACGTATGGGCAAATGCAAACAACTTATATCACTCACCAACTGCGCTAGTGCAGATGAATCCGTCCGCGTTATCAAATGCTGGCGGTGGACAGGCGCATAATAATATGCAGCCATTTACAGTTTTAAATTTTCACATCGCTACAAGTGGAATTTTTCCATCAAGGAATTAAAAAGGAGCATTCCTGTTAGAAGGATTTTGGGGGACTTGAACAAAAAGAGCCCTCTTGGTATGATGCGGGGTGTCAAATCGTCGACGAAATGACCCCTAATTTGTTAACCAAGGAGGACTCCATAATGGATTTTAAACAAAACCAGAAAATAAATCAAGTCACTGAAAAAACACTCGTTGTAGGGATTGATATTGCCAAGCGCACACATTACGTTTGCTTTGTGGATGATCGAGGACGAGTGCTCCAAAAGTCATTCTCTGTTTCCCAATCGCATGATGGCTTTGAACATTTTTATCATCGAATTCTTACAGCAATGAAAGAGAACGGGAAAACTGAAGTCATTGTGGGTGTTGAGCCCACAGGACCCTATTGGCTCAATTTAGCCTATTTTCTTGATGAGCGAGGCATCCCCCTCGTTGTAGTAAATCCAATGCATGTGAAACGTTCAAAAGAGCTGGATGACAATTTACCAACCAAACATGACCGTAAGGATGCTTTAGTAATTGCGCGCCTTGTAAAAGATGGTCGATTCAGTTATCCACGAATTTTGAAAGAGATAGAAGCCGAGCTTCGCGTTGGTTCCACCTTTAGAAGCAAATTGACTGAGGAACTAGGTGCAGTCAAAAACAAAATGATTCGTTGGTTAGATCGCTATTTCCCTGAATTTACACAGGTGTTTCCGTCATTCGGAAAAATGGCTTTGGCTGCACTAAAATGTACTCCATTTCCAAGTGATCTTTATTTGAAACAGCCTGATGAATTACTTGAGGAATATCGCAAAGTTGAGGGGATGAAAGCTCCCCAAAGACCGAAAACAGTGCAACTTATTGATGTTGCGGCCAATTCTATTGGCATAACAGAAGGACTTGAGATGGCCCGTTTTGAAATTGCCACACTGGTCCGCCGTTATCACCAACTAGAACAGGAAATTCAAACACTTACAGAGCAATTAGTTGAACTTGTGAAAACGTCTGTAGAGTACGAATGGCTATCAACGGTTCCAGGACTTGGAGATATTACGATTGTAGACCTGTTAGCTGAAATCGGAAGTTTTTCACACTACGAGGATCCACGCCAATTAATCAAACTCGCGGGATTAACGTTACGTGAAAATTCCTCTGGCTTGCATAAGGGACAAAAACGCATCTCCAAACGGGGCAGAAGAAAGTTACGCGCCCTCTTGTTCCGGGTAATGATGCCGATGATTCGCCATAACGAGGCTTTCAGAAAGCTACATGAGTATTACACTAACCGTCAGGTTAATCCTTTACGCAAGAAGCAATCCATCGTGGTTTTATGCGGTAAGCTATTAAAAGTATTACATGGAATTAGTACGAAGCACAAAACGTTTGACGTACAGCGAATGATGAGGGATATTCCCAGTCTAGTGGAGGCTGCATAAGGCCCTATATCCCCTTTATTAAGACCTAGACAACAGGATGATACGGAGAAGCTGGCAATATATTCACCATTCGACTTAGAGTCCCTAAAGGAGCTTCGCTAGCCTCTGCCTTATGACTAGACCGAACGAAGGAATGTAGGCACTTAGATGCCCAGAGACATGGGAGGGTACGTCATCATAAGTTACGCAGAGATCCATTGTGCATCGCATAATTACCTATCACTACTTTCCACTATTATCCAGTAGTGACCGCGTAGCGTACCCATGTGTTGGAATAGTTTCACATAATATGAAAATAGTGTTAAGAGGCGTGTCGAAAAATATTTTTTTGACACCCCAACAACGGGTCAAACCGTTGATAAATCAATATTTATAGAGGGAGGATTAATAATTATGTCAGAAGCATATTTAGGTGAAATAAGAATATTTGCAGGTAATTTTCCTCCAAGAGGATGGGCATTTTGTAATGGTCAGCTCATGTCAATACAACAATTTCCTGCACTATTTTCAATTCTAAGTACACAATATGGTGGTGATGGAAGGACAACTTTTGCACTACCTAATTTAAGTGATAAGGCCCCAATGCATCAAGGTATAGGCCCAGGATTGACAGAACGAAAAGTGGGCAAGGCTGTTGGAAATGAGACAGTTACGCTTATCACATCACAGATGCCTATTCATTCGCATGCCCCAATGGCAATAAATAGCCCAGGATTATCTAATGATCCTAATAATGGGTATTGGGCTACCTCGGTTGGAGAAGGAAAACAGCTTATACCTAAGTATCCACTATTTAGCGGAAATAATGCAGATGTACAAATGAATGCACAGGCGATTAACCCAACTGGAGGCAGTCAGCCACATAATAACATGCAGCCATATTTGGCATTGAACTTTATTATTTGCATCGAATACGGGGAATTTCCTGCAAGAGATTAATATCTTTATAAGGAAAGGGTAATCATCTAATAGGGAGATGTTAAGCCTATGAATCTATTAAAGGAAAATAGGAAAAAAATAAAAAGGAATTTACAAAAAAAGGCTTATTATATGGCTCGTCTTGTAATCTTATTTATATTTGTTTTTGGAACATTTGCTCATGTTATTCCAAATACGATACATGCAGCTCCACCAAGTACAGGAACTAGTAATGGCACCTATGATTTTAGTGATGGATTTGGTGAAGCTGTTGGACCAGGTTTTATAAAACAGGGAGATAAATTTGTTGTTAGTGATATAGTACAACTTTATGATACTGCTTATGGAAAAGCCA
Coding sequences:
- a CDS encoding phage tail protein, with translation MDPFLGEIRLFAINFAPKGWLPCEGQILQINQNQALYSLLGAVYGGDGRTTFALPDLRGRVPIHFSLTKPLGTYKGEEEHTLTIPEIPMHTHTAYASSTTADQKYPLNNVWANANNLYHSPTALVQMNPSALSNAGGGQAHNNMQPFTVLNFHIATSGIFPSRN
- a CDS encoding phage tail protein — its product is MSEAYLGEIRIFAGNFPPRGWAFCNGQLMSIQQFPALFSILSTQYGGDGRTTFALPNLSDKAPMHQGIGPGLTERKVGKAVGNETVTLITSQMPIHSHAPMAINSPGLSNDPNNGYWATSVGEGKQLIPKYPLFSGNNADVQMNAQAINPTGGSQPHNNMQPYLALNFIICIEYGEFPARD
- a CDS encoding IS110 family transposase; the protein is MDFKQNQKINQVTEKTLVVGIDIAKRTHYVCFVDDRGRVLQKSFSVSQSHDGFEHFYHRILTAMKENGKTEVIVGVEPTGPYWLNLAYFLDERGIPLVVVNPMHVKRSKELDDNLPTKHDRKDALVIARLVKDGRFSYPRILKEIEAELRVGSTFRSKLTEELGAVKNKMIRWLDRYFPEFTQVFPSFGKMALAALKCTPFPSDLYLKQPDELLEEYRKVEGMKAPQRPKTVQLIDVAANSIGITEGLEMARFEIATLVRRYHQLEQEIQTLTEQLVELVKTSVEYEWLSTVPGLGDITIVDLLAEIGSFSHYEDPRQLIKLAGLTLRENSSGLHKGQKRISKRGRRKLRALLFRVMMPMIRHNEAFRKLHEYYTNRQVNPLRKKQSIVVLCGKLLKVLHGISTKHKTFDVQRMMRDIPSLVEAA